The following coding sequences are from one Salinicoccus sp. Bachu38 window:
- a CDS encoding RluA family pseudouridine synthase translates to MKINIHENFDGMTLEEMLKSLHVPKKELHFLRMSKDITINKEQAPLNAPVRTGDTVILPDTGAESQYKPSYRTCDVLYEDRYLAILFKPRGVKTHPNQMNETNTLMNHAVYTLESDYLEPVHRLDQETKGVILVAKNPLVKKMLDHMLSERDIKRTYIARVDTKKRLEPQTIDAPIAKNPKERNKYHVTSKGKEAVTHVIESRVTPEYCELEIELETGRTHQIRLHLAHVGFPVIGDPLYGDSTLRDLQLFSYRIEFIHPLLQKTVRVELDRNTL, encoded by the coding sequence ATGAAAATAAACATCCACGAAAATTTTGATGGCATGACACTCGAAGAGATGCTGAAATCACTCCATGTCCCCAAAAAGGAGCTCCATTTCCTGCGCATGTCAAAAGACATCACGATCAATAAGGAGCAGGCGCCCCTCAATGCACCCGTCCGTACAGGGGACACGGTCATCCTGCCCGACACCGGGGCCGAGAGCCAATACAAGCCGAGCTACCGTACATGCGACGTATTGTATGAAGACAGATATCTGGCCATCCTGTTCAAACCGAGGGGCGTCAAGACCCACCCGAACCAGATGAATGAGACGAACACGCTGATGAACCATGCGGTATACACGCTCGAGTCCGACTATCTCGAGCCTGTACACCGGCTCGATCAGGAGACCAAAGGCGTAATCCTGGTTGCCAAGAATCCTCTGGTCAAGAAGATGCTCGACCATATGCTGAGCGAACGGGACATCAAACGCACCTACATCGCAAGAGTGGATACGAAGAAACGCCTCGAGCCGCAGACGATTGATGCACCGATCGCCAAAAACCCGAAGGAGCGCAACAAGTATCATGTGACCTCCAAGGGGAAGGAAGCCGTCACGCATGTCATAGAGTCCAGGGTCACGCCTGAATACTGTGAGCTCGAGATAGAACTTGAGACGGGCCGGACACACCAGATCCGGCTCCATCTTGCACACGTCGGCTTTCCCGTCATTGGCGATCCGCTGTATGGCGATTCAACGCTCAGGGACCTCCAGCTTTTCAGCTACAGGATAGAATTCATCCATCCACTGCTGCAGAAGACGGTCCGTGTGGAACTGGACAGGAACACCCTTTAG
- a CDS encoding YlbF family regulator: protein MAVNVYDQANALEDALRNSDEFQNMKDLYGKVNSNPESKQLFDEFREVQMDLQQKQMQGEEIQEEDVQKAQKSAEDIEKDENIKSLMEAEQKMSELIQDLNRVIMKPIEELYGLNNQN, encoded by the coding sequence ATGGCAGTTAATGTATACGATCAGGCCAATGCATTGGAAGATGCGTTGCGCAATTCAGATGAATTTCAGAATATGAAGGACCTTTATGGCAAAGTGAATTCCAATCCGGAATCCAAGCAGCTGTTCGACGAGTTCAGGGAAGTACAGATGGACTTGCAGCAAAAACAGATGCAGGGTGAAGAGATTCAGGAGGAAGATGTTCAGAAAGCACAGAAATCAGCAGAAGATATAGAGAAAGATGAAAATATCAAATCACTGATGGAAGCAGAACAGAAGATGAGCGAGCTCATCCAGGACCTGAACCGCGTCATCATGAAACCTATAGAAGAGCTTTATGGTCTGAACAACCAGAATTAA
- a CDS encoding GAF domain-containing sensor histidine kinase, protein MKSKLQLLKDIAEFLNEETDRSTMIHGALKLLIDYSEFDTGWIFFINSEGQHELSAHYRLPPSLEKEQYHHLCDGKCWCVNKYNNRELKTATNIFVCSRLEKARMEYPEENKGITHHATVPLISGEESFGLLNVASPYREQFTQDELDLLESVAFQIGSTLKRIELTTQEQENMIIRERQRLARDLHDSVNQMLFSIGITSHAAKTLEDQGKVQDAFQSIEHTSKHAMKEMKALIWQLKPIGLENGIIDAVEKYADILDLKITVQVDGFYNVSDRVEIGLYRVIQESLNNIRKHSGTHAARIEMVAGTDALEVTIEDDGTGFEMEEGKGYSYGLANMRERIHKLGGSFDIISKKGEGTKVVVSVPVKE, encoded by the coding sequence ATGAAGAGCAAACTTCAGCTTTTGAAGGATATCGCCGAGTTCCTCAATGAAGAGACCGACCGCAGTACCATGATCCATGGTGCCCTGAAGCTTCTGATCGATTATTCCGAATTCGATACGGGCTGGATCTTCTTCATCAACAGCGAAGGCCAGCATGAACTCAGCGCCCATTACAGACTGCCGCCATCGCTCGAAAAAGAGCAGTACCACCATCTGTGCGATGGCAAATGCTGGTGTGTAAACAAATATAATAACAGGGAGCTCAAGACGGCAACGAATATATTCGTCTGTTCGAGACTCGAGAAGGCCCGGATGGAGTACCCGGAAGAGAACAAGGGGATCACGCATCATGCGACGGTGCCGCTCATATCCGGCGAGGAATCATTCGGCCTGCTGAATGTTGCCAGTCCCTACAGGGAACAGTTCACCCAGGACGAGCTGGACCTTCTGGAATCCGTTGCTTTCCAGATCGGTTCGACATTGAAGCGGATAGAGTTGACGACGCAGGAGCAGGAGAACATGATCATCCGGGAGCGCCAGCGTCTGGCGAGGGATCTTCATGATTCGGTGAACCAGATGCTCTTTTCAATCGGCATCACTTCCCACGCGGCAAAAACCCTGGAAGACCAGGGGAAGGTCCAGGATGCCTTCCAGTCGATCGAACATACATCGAAGCATGCAATGAAGGAGATGAAGGCGCTGATCTGGCAGCTCAAGCCGATCGGCCTTGAAAATGGTATCATTGATGCCGTCGAGAAATATGCAGACATACTGGATCTCAAGATCACCGTACAGGTTGATGGGTTCTATAATGTCTCCGACCGGGTGGAGATCGGCCTCTACAGAGTCATCCAGGAGAGCCTCAATAACATCAGGAAGCACTCCGGGACGCATGCGGCACGAATTGAAATGGTTGCCGGAACGGATGCCCTCGAGGTTACAATAGAAGATGACGGTACAGGATTCGAGATGGAGGAGGGCAAAGGCTACAGCTACGGCCTGGCAAACATGCGGGAGAGGATACACAAGCTTGGCGGTTCCTTCGACATCATTTCAAAAAAAGGTGAGGGCACGAAAGTGGTTGTCAGTGTCCCGGTAAAGGAGTGA
- a CDS encoding metallophosphoesterase family protein, protein MVKFIHSADLHLDSPFRSRSKMPSGIFEVLMESTYNSVKRMMDFAIEEKVDFIIIAGDVFDQANRTLKSEIFMKRQFERLKESGIFAYVIHGNHDPLTDGVRTSWPDNVTVFKENVETYEMITSKGENVFLHGFSYYLDDSYENKLDDYPVNTMNDGIHIGILHGTYSKSQYGQERYTEFNLEVLNEKLYHYWALGHIHQREQLSDLPPIHYSGNIQGRHKNEYGEKGFLLAEGDDVYLNTRFVPIQELIFSEYDLEVQSLAKQDLYQSIVEFKHRLREKGRHIIQLNLVYDGEETISDADFNEVVELLKEDERDLKQFVWIDDLRLKYLTQDNIALLNDIKATHSQNKELFKEAVNALYMDPRLNRYLEPVQDIDQEELLNEGEERLRMLMRK, encoded by the coding sequence ATGGTTAAGTTTATTCACAGCGCAGATCTGCATCTGGACAGCCCTTTCAGGTCCCGATCCAAGATGCCTTCGGGCATCTTCGAGGTGCTTATGGAGAGTACATACAATAGTGTCAAAAGGATGATGGATTTCGCCATCGAAGAGAAAGTGGACTTCATTATAATAGCGGGAGATGTCTTCGATCAGGCGAACCGCACACTGAAGTCCGAGATATTCATGAAGCGCCAGTTCGAACGGCTCAAGGAGTCCGGCATCTTCGCCTATGTCATCCATGGGAACCACGACCCCCTGACTGATGGCGTAAGGACGTCCTGGCCGGATAATGTCACGGTCTTCAAGGAGAATGTGGAAACCTATGAGATGATCACCTCGAAGGGGGAGAATGTATTCCTTCACGGCTTCAGCTATTATCTGGATGACTCCTACGAGAACAAGCTCGATGACTATCCGGTGAATACCATGAACGACGGGATACATATCGGCATCCTCCATGGCACCTATTCAAAGAGCCAGTATGGACAGGAGCGCTATACAGAGTTCAATCTGGAAGTACTGAATGAAAAATTGTATCATTACTGGGCACTGGGCCACATCCATCAGCGGGAGCAGCTCAGCGACCTCCCGCCGATCCATTATTCCGGCAACATCCAGGGGCGGCACAAGAATGAGTATGGGGAGAAGGGTTTCCTATTGGCAGAAGGGGATGACGTCTATCTCAACACCCGTTTTGTGCCGATACAGGAACTCATCTTTTCGGAATATGACCTGGAAGTCCAGTCGCTCGCCAAACAGGACCTCTACCAGTCCATCGTCGAGTTCAAGCATCGGTTGAGGGAAAAGGGGCGGCACATCATACAGCTCAACCTTGTATATGACGGGGAAGAGACGATATCGGATGCCGACTTCAATGAAGTGGTCGAGCTGCTTAAGGAAGACGAAAGGGACCTGAAGCAGTTCGTATGGATCGATGACCTCCGCCTCAAATATCTCACCCAGGATAACATCGCCCTGCTCAATGATATAAAGGCGACCCATTCCCAGAACAAGGAGCTGTTCAAGGAAGCGGTGAATGCGCTGTACATGGATCCGCGGCTCAACAGATACCTGGAGCCTGTCCAGGACATCGATCAGGAAGAGCTGCTTAACGAAGGCGAAGAACGCCTTAGAATGTTGATGAGGAAGTAG
- a CDS encoding disulfide oxidoreductase, with product MANNKLYMQLIFLTALIATLGSLYFSEVRQYVPCEFCWYQRILMYPLVIISIIGFIRNDHGAKYYIRVMSGLGILIAAYHYALQKISFLGDNFAACTGASCTVQYINGFGFITIPFLSLIAFILIFILSFMIKRK from the coding sequence ATGGCCAACAATAAACTTTATATGCAGCTCATCTTCCTCACTGCACTGATTGCAACACTGGGTTCCCTTTATTTCAGTGAAGTCAGGCAGTATGTCCCCTGCGAGTTCTGCTGGTACCAGCGCATCCTGATGTATCCCCTCGTCATCATTTCAATCATCGGCTTCATCCGCAATGATCATGGGGCGAAATACTACATCCGCGTGATGAGCGGTCTCGGCATACTGATTGCGGCATATCACTATGCCCTTCAGAAGATCAGTTTCCTTGGAGATAATTTTGCGGCATGTACCGGCGCGTCCTGCACGGTCCAGTACATCAACGGATTCGGTTTCATCACGATACCGTTCCTCTCCCTCATTGCTTTTATACTCATCTTTATATTATCATTTATGATAAAAAGAAAATAA
- the xdrA gene encoding XRE family transcriptional regulator XdrA, which yields MDKQTFTEMLQSKFKMVRTEAGYTQDSMSQTIGLSKKTLVQIEKERILPNWTTCISLCALFRDSEVLTNSFGGDPLELAQVISRGHCVYPNYDGEAVYWEDLDRKNGFRLQYNKSNRIYRVLNAMNRPVHASYIEREIRTFFMRQTDLQPV from the coding sequence ATGGATAAACAGACTTTTACGGAGATGCTCCAGTCGAAGTTCAAGATGGTCAGGACAGAAGCTGGTTATACGCAAGACTCCATGAGTCAGACGATAGGGCTGTCGAAAAAGACACTCGTGCAGATCGAAAAAGAACGCATCCTTCCCAACTGGACAACATGTATCTCGCTTTGTGCACTCTTCAGGGATAGTGAAGTCCTGACGAATTCATTCGGAGGTGATCCCCTTGAACTTGCCCAGGTGATATCCAGAGGGCATTGTGTCTACCCGAATTATGATGGTGAAGCGGTATATTGGGAGGATCTCGACAGAAAGAATGGTTTCCGTCTGCAATATAATAAAAGTAACAGGATATATAGAGTACTGAATGCAATGAACCGTCCGGTCCATGCCTCATATATTGAACGGGAAATCAGGACATTCTTCATGAGACAGACGGATCTGCAGCCTGTCTGA
- a CDS encoding anthranilate synthase component II, whose amino-acid sequence MIYMIDHFDSFTYNIVQSLGEMGEEIVVRRNDAIDFDEIDRLAPDLIFLSPGPKRPEDTGMTMEVIRRYKEQVPIFGVCLGHQTIAHVFGGSVRRTRKLMHGKTSELHHGDTGIYAGMSQGSEVMNYHSLVVDEGTLPACFKVTAESELGEILGIRHESLPIEGVQFHPESIGSAEGRVLLGNVVEKFCRNQKTPLKQ is encoded by the coding sequence ATGATATACATGATCGACCATTTTGATTCCTTCACCTATAATATTGTGCAGTCTCTTGGAGAAATGGGTGAGGAAATCGTTGTAAGAAGGAACGATGCAATAGATTTCGACGAAATAGACCGACTGGCACCGGACTTGATATTCCTGTCCCCCGGACCAAAGCGTCCTGAAGACACGGGGATGACCATGGAAGTCATACGCCGCTACAAGGAGCAGGTGCCGATATTCGGTGTATGCCTGGGGCACCAGACGATTGCCCATGTATTCGGCGGCAGTGTCAGGCGTACAAGAAAGCTGATGCACGGCAAGACATCGGAGCTCCATCACGGGGACACTGGCATATACGCCGGGATGTCCCAGGGTTCTGAAGTGATGAACTACCATTCCCTCGTCGTGGATGAAGGGACGCTGCCGGCGTGCTTCAAAGTTACAGCAGAATCGGAGCTCGGCGAAATCCTCGGCATCCGGCACGAATCGCTGCCGATCGAAGGGGTGCAGTTCCATCCCGAGTCAATCGGGTCTGCAGAAGGCCGGGTGCTGCTCGGGAATGTAGTCGAAAAATTTTGCAGAAACCAGAAAACACCGCTGAAACAATGA
- a CDS encoding DUF445 domain-containing protein, whose translation MNDGFQIILMAMIGALIGGLTNMLAIRMLFRPYEAKYLFGRRLPFTPGVIPRRREEASVKMGEIVTRHLLTPDAFIEKIKSRETQNFIMLFIDRQIETIESEKLTLRYFLERINEGLSDKVVEGFNAQLSEKVTAEGERLYQQEIGSLIPEDALATLDGKIDSLQPQITQKIEEYINSEKGYQDLYTMTDEFVEHRGRLARSLKYLMSKETIVQNIRNELNKLIHHPKMTEIQVRIINDEYERIKNSRVDELISGRDRQKLIESVYGVLRERIDIEGILDYPIEDFNPEMFESFKTRGKYQLRDNIIEYLGKNTGRIVEKLQLAHVVKKQIDSFELSHIEDLVMEISSKEFRMITLLGFFLGGMIGIVQGLIVVFL comes from the coding sequence TTGAACGATGGTTTTCAGATTATACTCATGGCCATGATCGGTGCACTGATCGGCGGACTGACGAACATGCTCGCCATACGCATGCTGTTCAGGCCATATGAAGCGAAATATCTGTTCGGCAGGCGTCTCCCTTTTACGCCGGGTGTCATCCCGCGCAGGCGGGAGGAAGCGTCCGTAAAGATGGGGGAAATCGTCACCAGGCATCTGCTCACGCCCGATGCTTTCATAGAGAAGATAAAGAGCCGGGAGACCCAGAATTTCATCATGCTGTTCATCGACCGGCAGATAGAGACGATCGAGTCCGAAAAGCTGACACTGCGATATTTTCTTGAACGCATCAACGAAGGGCTGTCCGACAAGGTGGTGGAAGGCTTCAATGCCCAGTTGTCCGAGAAGGTGACGGCAGAAGGCGAAAGGCTCTATCAGCAAGAGATTGGAAGTCTCATCCCCGAGGATGCCCTGGCCACACTGGATGGCAAAATCGACAGTCTGCAGCCCCAGATCACACAGAAAATAGAAGAATACATCAATTCGGAGAAGGGGTATCAGGACCTGTATACGATGACCGACGAGTTTGTCGAGCACAGGGGCAGGCTCGCCCGCTCGCTGAAATACCTGATGTCGAAGGAAACGATCGTACAGAATATAAGAAATGAGCTGAACAAGCTGATCCACCATCCGAAAATGACGGAAATACAGGTGCGCATCATCAATGATGAGTACGAAAGGATCAAGAACAGCAGGGTGGATGAACTGATTTCCGGCAGGGACCGGCAAAAACTGATCGAGAGTGTCTACGGTGTACTCAGGGAACGGATAGATATCGAAGGCATACTCGATTATCCGATCGAGGACTTCAATCCTGAAATGTTCGAGTCATTCAAGACACGGGGGAAATATCAGCTGCGTGACAACATCATAGAATACCTTGGCAAGAATACGGGCAGGATCGTCGAAAAGCTCCAGCTTGCCCATGTGGTCAAAAAGCAGATCGACAGTTTTGAACTCAGTCATATCGAAGATCTGGTGATGGAGATTTCCAGCAAGGAATTCCGCATGATCACTCTCCTCGGCTTTTTCCTCGGGGGAATGATAGGAATCGTCCAGGGGCTCATCGTTGTGTTTTTATAA
- the trpE gene encoding anthranilate synthase component I: MTTYEEFLKDAGNYRTVPVIESFSTDLLTPVQMFHSLKDEAVYMLESQEPESAWSNFSFIGLDPMVEIEETGRQFVVNDLERGGRLTLPTFKEAFEVTLGRLKVKIPDMDIPFKGGGVGYISYDAISDYEPVPRAPEEEVQIANYHLLFCRTLLVYNHRSKEIHIIHFARVDEDRDNAQIYEESMETIERIRTHLLHDSDLSDLLLPTVLPMTSTFNLESNYRKEKFLGDVEKIKSYIGAGDILQAVLSQRFHKKTERSGFELYRVLRKVNPSPYMYYLKFNQLEVIGSSPERQLEVQDGNLEIHPIAGTRKRGATKEEDDRLARELLEDEKEIAEHRMLVDLARNDIGRVAEYGSVAVSEYMVIGRFSRVMHIISKVRGRLKAGVSPIDAFISSFPAGTLSGAPKVRAMQILRELEPTARNLYGGSILYLGFDGNIDSCITIRTMTLVDQNLYIQAGAGVVADSDPESEYQETINKASALEQTVHLTEKIFSDRNILKV, translated from the coding sequence ATGACCACGTATGAGGAATTTTTAAAAGATGCCGGGAATTACCGTACTGTACCGGTGATCGAATCATTCAGCACCGATCTGCTGACGCCTGTACAGATGTTTCATTCTTTGAAGGATGAGGCAGTCTATATGCTGGAAAGCCAGGAACCTGAATCAGCGTGGTCTAACTTCTCCTTCATCGGACTGGACCCGATGGTCGAAATCGAGGAGACCGGCCGCCAGTTCGTCGTCAATGATCTCGAGAGGGGGGGCCGTCTCACCCTGCCGACTTTCAAAGAGGCATTCGAAGTGACGCTCGGGCGCCTCAAAGTGAAAATCCCTGACATGGATATACCGTTCAAAGGCGGTGGGGTCGGCTATATCAGCTACGATGCGATATCCGATTACGAACCTGTCCCAAGGGCGCCGGAGGAGGAAGTGCAGATTGCGAACTACCATCTGCTCTTCTGCCGCACATTGCTCGTGTACAACCATCGTTCCAAAGAGATCCATATCATCCATTTTGCCAGAGTGGATGAGGACAGGGACAATGCACAGATCTATGAAGAATCGATGGAGACGATCGAGCGCATCAGAACGCATCTGCTGCACGACAGCGACCTGTCCGATCTGCTGCTCCCTACTGTACTGCCGATGACCTCCACGTTCAATTTGGAAAGCAACTATAGAAAAGAGAAGTTCCTCGGTGATGTCGAAAAGATAAAAAGCTACATCGGGGCAGGGGATATACTGCAGGCGGTCCTTTCCCAACGGTTCCATAAGAAGACGGAAAGAAGCGGCTTTGAACTCTATCGTGTGCTGAGGAAGGTGAATCCGTCCCCATACATGTATTACCTGAAATTCAATCAGCTCGAAGTGATCGGCAGCTCCCCGGAAAGGCAGCTCGAAGTCCAGGATGGGAACCTCGAAATCCATCCGATTGCAGGCACGAGAAAAAGGGGTGCCACAAAAGAGGAGGATGACAGGCTCGCCCGGGAACTGCTGGAAGACGAAAAGGAGATTGCCGAGCACCGCATGCTGGTCGATCTCGCGCGGAATGACATCGGCAGGGTTGCCGAGTACGGCTCGGTGGCAGTCAGCGAGTACATGGTGATCGGCCGCTTCTCCCGCGTGATGCACATCATCAGCAAGGTCAGGGGGAGGCTTAAGGCGGGCGTATCCCCGATAGACGCCTTCATCTCGTCCTTCCCGGCCGGCACACTTTCCGGCGCCCCGAAAGTGCGGGCGATGCAGATTCTGAGGGAGCTTGAACCGACCGCGAGAAACCTTTACGGCGGCAGCATCCTCTATCTGGGCTTCGATGGGAATATCGACTCCTGCATCACCATCCGCACGATGACATTGGTGGACCAGAACCTCTATATCCAGGCGGGGGCAGGCGTGGTCGCCGATTCGGATCCCGAGTCGGAGTACCAGGAGACCATCAATAAGGCGAGTGCACTGGAACAGACGGTGCATCTGACGGAAAAGATATTCAGCGATAGAAATATATTGAAAGTATAG
- a CDS encoding response regulator transcription factor, with the protein MYNIILVDDHHIVREGMKFLLSTTENINVIEDFGTGQEVLDYLEEKHSHIDLVLLDLVMPEMDGIEVTRAIKSHYPGIKVLVLSSYTSEEYIRPVFAAHADGYIIKEMEAEELIDSIIKVIEGEKVIHPNILEVIDREGDMPHEKNALSAREIEVLREIVKGKSNKEIGEALYVSEKTVKTHVSHILNKLEVSDRTQAVIYAIKYNIVEL; encoded by the coding sequence ATGTATAACATCATACTGGTGGACGATCACCATATCGTCAGGGAAGGGATGAAATTCCTCCTGTCCACCACGGAAAATATCAATGTAATCGAGGATTTCGGCACAGGACAGGAAGTGCTGGACTATCTGGAGGAGAAGCATTCACATATAGATCTGGTGCTTCTGGATCTCGTGATGCCCGAGATGGATGGCATCGAAGTGACACGTGCAATCAAAAGCCATTATCCGGGCATCAAGGTGCTCGTACTCTCCAGCTATACGAGTGAGGAGTATATCCGTCCGGTATTCGCAGCCCATGCGGATGGCTATATCATCAAGGAGATGGAGGCGGAGGAGCTGATCGACTCCATCATCAAGGTGATTGAAGGCGAGAAGGTGATCCACCCGAACATCCTTGAAGTGATCGACCGCGAAGGCGACATGCCCCATGAGAAGAATGCACTCTCGGCACGTGAAATCGAAGTGCTGCGGGAGATCGTCAAAGGTAAATCCAACAAGGAGATCGGGGAGGCGCTCTATGTCAGTGAAAAGACGGTGAAGACCCATGTCAGCCATATTCTGAACAAACTTGAAGTTTCCGACCGTACCCAGGCTGTCATCTATGCCATCAAATACAATATCGTGGAACTTTAG
- a CDS encoding dicarboxylate/amino acid:cation symporter, translated as MKVGNKLTIQIIIALILGIIVGSVLSPMGDQGWVQWIDQYIFNVVGQLFLNMIFMMVVPVVFISIVLGVVNVGDPKMLGGIGIKTLAFYLATTAIAITIAMVVANLLDPGEGQSQLLDSEEVSEYRETELEGGSTGEAIQQGFDQTVINLIPTNVIEAMGTQNMLQIIAFAIFIGIAMIAAKDKSARLTALFEEANDVVMWIVMAIMKYFAAIGAFGLVATAFVQAGFGAIQQLGMYFLCVLLALFIHLAIVYGSVVQFLAKKSFVWFLKNFAPAMGVAFSTSSSSAVLPISLETAQDNLKIRKSVSSFVQPLGATINMDGTAIMQGVATVFIAQLSGIDLTIMQMVTVVLIAVVASIGTAGVPGVGLVMLAMVLTAVGLDPAAIGIIIGIDRLLDMTRTMVNITGDAAIALVINEQQTRREEAAKAEA; from the coding sequence ATGAAAGTGGGAAATAAACTGACGATACAGATTATCATCGCCCTGATCCTCGGCATCATCGTAGGATCGGTGCTCAGTCCGATGGGCGACCAGGGGTGGGTGCAGTGGATCGATCAGTACATATTCAACGTAGTGGGACAGCTGTTCCTGAATATGATCTTCATGATGGTGGTTCCGGTTGTCTTCATCTCCATCGTCCTCGGGGTGGTCAATGTCGGTGACCCGAAGATGCTCGGAGGCATCGGAATCAAGACGCTGGCATTCTATCTGGCGACTACGGCGATAGCCATCACCATCGCCATGGTTGTAGCGAACCTTCTGGATCCTGGCGAAGGGCAGTCCCAGCTTCTGGATTCCGAAGAGGTGTCCGAGTACCGCGAGACGGAACTTGAAGGCGGATCGACGGGAGAAGCAATCCAGCAGGGATTCGACCAGACGGTCATCAATCTGATTCCGACGAATGTCATCGAGGCGATGGGCACGCAGAACATGCTGCAGATCATCGCCTTCGCAATCTTCATCGGCATCGCGATGATTGCCGCAAAGGACAAGTCTGCACGGCTTACAGCATTGTTCGAAGAGGCGAATGATGTCGTCATGTGGATCGTCATGGCCATCATGAAATACTTTGCAGCAATCGGTGCATTCGGACTTGTGGCGACCGCTTTTGTCCAGGCGGGATTCGGCGCCATCCAGCAGCTCGGCATGTACTTCCTCTGTGTGCTGCTTGCGCTGTTCATCCACCTTGCAATCGTATATGGTTCTGTGGTCCAGTTCCTGGCGAAGAAAAGCTTCGTCTGGTTCCTTAAGAATTTCGCGCCGGCGATGGGTGTGGCTTTCAGTACATCCTCCTCAAGTGCGGTACTGCCGATTTCACTTGAGACGGCACAGGACAACCTGAAGATACGCAAGAGTGTGTCGAGTTTCGTGCAGCCGCTCGGTGCGACGATCAACATGGATGGTACGGCAATCATGCAGGGTGTGGCCACGGTGTTCATTGCACAGCTGTCCGGCATCGATCTTACGATCATGCAGATGGTTACGGTCGTTCTCATTGCCGTAGTGGCGAGCATCGGTACTGCAGGTGTGCCGGGTGTCGGCCTTGTCATGCTCGCCATGGTACTGACGGCAGTCGGTCTCGATCCGGCGGCAATCGGCATCATCATCGGTATCGACAGGCTGCTCGACATGACCCGTACGATGGTCAATATTACAGGAGACGCAGCGATCGCACTCGTAATCAATGAGCAGCAGACGCGGAGGGAAGAAGCCGCAAAAGCCGAAGCTTAA
- a CDS encoding thioredoxin family protein encodes MGNKLFYGIIALIIVAFAGIFIYMNSASGDPENLSESGYYPYTDREPEELEGATIDKLDDENYHHNKTYDETQEIIDGGEGEFVYFWSPTCVHCMAATPFLMEAFNETGEEVTQLNILEYEQAWAEYEIEATPTLVYFEDGEEVDRLTGNPGNADDYAEFINAMTGEE; translated from the coding sequence ATGGGCAATAAATTATTCTATGGCATCATTGCACTGATCATCGTCGCTTTTGCCGGTATTTTCATCTACATGAACAGTGCTTCAGGCGACCCGGAAAACCTCAGCGAATCGGGCTACTATCCGTATACGGACAGGGAGCCGGAAGAACTTGAAGGTGCGACGATAGACAAGCTGGATGATGAGAACTACCACCACAACAAGACATACGACGAAACACAGGAGATCATCGATGGCGGCGAAGGCGAATTCGTCTACTTCTGGAGCCCGACCTGCGTCCACTGCATGGCGGCCACACCATTCCTGATGGAAGCATTCAATGAGACGGGCGAAGAAGTCACCCAGCTGAATATACTGGAGTATGAACAGGCATGGGCGGAATATGAAATCGAAGCCACGCCGACACTCGTCTACTTCGAGGATGGCGAAGAAGTGGACCGTCTGACCGGCAACCCCGGCAATGCTGATGACTATGCCGAGTTCATCAATGCCATGACAGGGGAAGAATAG